The following proteins are encoded in a genomic region of Candidatus Leptovillus gracilis:
- a CDS encoding 6-phosphofructokinase yields the protein MKRIGVFTSGGDAQGMNAAVRAVVRTALDRGGEAFAIYEGYQGMVDGGHNIRSMSWNEVGGILQQGGTVIGSARCAEFRERTGRLRAVANLLANGIDKLVCIGGDGSLTGAYTLYQEWPSLVDELLQTGVITKEAAERHKYLAVAGIIGSIDNDMYGSDMTTGADTALHRIVEAVDAITSTAASHQRSFVIEVMGRRCGYLALMSALATGADWVLIPEAPPNLDDWEAKMCEVLAKGRENGRRDSIVIVAEGAQDRYGKPISSEYIKQVLEDRLHEDARITVLGHVQRGGVPSAFDRNLATQLGVRAVEEILADEPGVEPFVMGIQGNKITRTPLAQCLEMTQAVTEAVQAGQYEKAMDLRGRSFKKSFRTLRTLVRALPHPPTPGQRRLRLAVLNAGGPAPGMNTAVRAAVRLGTDKGHIMLGINRGFRGLIRGEIKELNWMDVSGLAPRGGSELGTNRTAPEGGEWYAIARNLEEHQVEGILMIGGWTGYKAIHEMHRLRENYPAFQIPMICLPATINNNLLGSELSVGADTALNSIVDAVDKIKQSAVASRRTFVVEVMGHYCGYLALMSALATGAERFYIHEEGVTLKDLVEDVAQLMEGFQRGKRVGLMIRNEHANDIYSTDFMRALFEEEGGDLFDVRQAILGHMQQGGNPTPYDRILATRLASDCVDYLEDHILDGRVESAYIGLVGGQFVLTDVEDLPRLMDNEHVRPKKQWWMDLRPIAKTLARPAPRGLVAEPRDE from the coding sequence ATGAAACGAATAGGCGTATTCACCAGCGGCGGCGACGCGCAAGGGATGAATGCCGCTGTACGCGCTGTCGTGCGCACGGCGTTGGATCGAGGCGGGGAGGCGTTTGCCATTTATGAAGGTTATCAGGGCATGGTAGACGGCGGCCACAACATTCGCTCTATGAGCTGGAATGAAGTGGGTGGCATTTTGCAGCAGGGCGGCACGGTCATTGGCTCTGCTCGCTGCGCTGAATTTCGCGAGCGGACCGGCCGTTTGCGCGCCGTTGCCAACCTGCTGGCGAATGGCATAGACAAACTGGTGTGCATCGGCGGCGATGGCAGCCTGACCGGCGCTTATACGCTGTACCAGGAATGGCCCAGTCTGGTGGATGAACTGCTGCAAACCGGCGTCATTACCAAAGAAGCGGCCGAACGACACAAATATCTGGCGGTAGCCGGTATTATTGGCTCGATTGACAACGATATGTATGGCTCCGACATGACCACCGGCGCGGACACGGCGCTGCACCGCATTGTCGAAGCGGTAGACGCTATCACCAGCACGGCCGCCAGCCACCAACGCAGCTTTGTCATAGAAGTGATGGGGCGGCGCTGTGGTTATCTGGCTTTGATGAGCGCTCTGGCGACCGGCGCGGACTGGGTGCTGATTCCCGAAGCGCCACCTAATCTGGACGATTGGGAAGCGAAAATGTGTGAGGTACTGGCCAAGGGGCGGGAGAACGGCCGTCGCGACAGCATTGTCATCGTCGCCGAAGGGGCGCAAGATCGGTATGGCAAACCAATCAGCAGCGAGTACATTAAGCAAGTCCTGGAGGATCGTTTACACGAAGATGCGCGCATCACCGTGTTGGGCCATGTGCAGCGCGGCGGTGTGCCCAGCGCCTTCGACCGTAACCTGGCGACGCAGTTGGGCGTGCGCGCCGTCGAAGAGATTCTGGCCGATGAACCAGGCGTGGAACCCTTTGTCATGGGCATTCAGGGCAACAAAATTACGCGCACGCCGCTGGCGCAGTGCCTGGAAATGACTCAGGCCGTGACCGAGGCGGTGCAGGCCGGGCAGTATGAAAAGGCGATGGATTTGCGCGGCCGCAGCTTCAAAAAATCGTTCCGCACACTGCGCACGCTGGTGCGGGCGCTGCCCCATCCGCCTACACCCGGCCAGCGCCGTTTACGGCTGGCGGTATTGAATGCCGGAGGGCCGGCGCCGGGGATGAATACGGCCGTGCGCGCCGCCGTGCGCCTGGGTACGGACAAGGGCCACATCATGTTGGGCATCAATCGCGGTTTTCGTGGCCTCATTCGCGGCGAAATCAAGGAATTGAACTGGATGGACGTGTCTGGCCTGGCGCCGCGTGGCGGCTCCGAACTCGGCACAAATCGCACGGCCCCGGAGGGAGGTGAATGGTACGCCATCGCCCGTAACCTGGAAGAACATCAGGTGGAAGGCATCTTGATGATCGGCGGCTGGACAGGCTACAAAGCGATCCACGAAATGCACCGCTTGCGTGAAAATTATCCCGCCTTCCAGATTCCCATGATTTGCCTGCCGGCCACCATCAACAACAATTTGCTGGGGTCTGAATTGAGCGTCGGCGCGGATACGGCCCTGAACAGCATTGTGGACGCCGTGGACAAGATCAAGCAATCGGCCGTTGCTTCCCGGCGCACGTTTGTGGTGGAAGTGATGGGGCATTATTGCGGCTATCTGGCCCTGATGAGCGCCCTGGCGACCGGCGCGGAACGTTTTTACATCCATGAAGAGGGCGTCACCTTAAAGGATTTGGTGGAAGATGTGGCGCAGTTAATGGAAGGTTTTCAGCGTGGCAAACGAGTCGGTTTGATGATTCGCAATGAACACGCCAACGACATTTATTCCACCGACTTTATGCGCGCCTTGTTTGAAGAAGAAGGCGGCGACTTGTTCGACGTGCGTCAGGCGATTTTGGGCCATATGCAGCAGGGGGGCAACCCAACGCCCTACGACCGTATCTTAGCCACCCGTCTGGCTTCGGACTGTGTGGATTACCTGGAGGACCATATTTTAGACGGCCGTGTCGAAAGCGCTTATATTGGCCTGGTCGGTGGTCAATTTGTCCTGACTGACGTGGAAGATTTACCCCGGCTGATGGACAATGAACATGTACGGCCCAAGAAACAGTGGTGGATGGATCTGCGCCCGATTGCCAAAACTCTGGCCCGGCCGGCGCCACGCGGCCTAGTAGCGGAACCGCGGGATGAATGA
- a CDS encoding SH3 domain-containing protein, whose product MQRQRMVWMWAGLLAVVSLACNAFAGPSQLPLLPPPGQTAVNTAVPSTPSGNLAPTVTLPGQSVTGTAVAPTPNDGQPAVRMVVDLNIRSGPGVQYARVGFFLAGDRASVTGRHAASGWWRVQCPPLADGPDCWVSGGSAYTTAVNTAAVPDIAAPPPPNPPPTATPRPAP is encoded by the coding sequence ATGCAGCGTCAGCGGATGGTGTGGATGTGGGCAGGTTTGTTGGCCGTGGTTTCATTGGCCTGTAATGCGTTTGCCGGGCCGTCGCAGCTGCCGCTGCTGCCGCCGCCGGGGCAAACGGCCGTCAATACGGCCGTTCCCTCCACGCCATCGGGCAATCTGGCGCCTACAGTCACGCTGCCCGGCCAAAGCGTAACGGGTACGGCCGTTGCCCCCACCCCTAACGACGGTCAGCCGGCCGTGCGCATGGTGGTAGACCTGAACATTCGCAGCGGTCCTGGCGTGCAGTATGCGCGGGTCGGCTTTTTCCTGGCCGGCGACCGGGCCAGCGTCACCGGGCGGCACGCGGCCAGCGGCTGGTGGCGCGTGCAGTGCCCACCGTTGGCCGATGGGCCAGATTGTTGGGTCTCTGGCGGCTCGGCTTACACGACGGCCGTCAACACCGCCGCCGTGCCCGACATCGCCGCCCCGCCGCCGCCCAATCCACCACCCACCGCCACCCCACGCCCTGCCCCGTAA
- a CDS encoding UbiD family decarboxylase gives MSFREFLDQARQSGDLVTIDKPVSITFELANVAHALEGRPSLFNHIEGHPGWRVCAGPCSDRQYFAMSLGVPIGQLMHHLAHALENPILPPLVESAPCQEIVVEAVNLNDLPILLHLPQDAGYYIASAVVITKDPELGRNMCYHRLLRLDEDHFAARIVERRGTHTAMSKTEGDLPVAICIGVSLATHLAASMSPPPGVDELSVAHALAPTPLVKCLTSDLEVPADAEIVLEGRITRRRVSEGPFMDLTETMDITRQQPVIEIDLMTHRRNPIFHALLPGGLEHKLLMGMPREPTIFNEVNKVTRCTGAAITPGGASWLHAVVQIEKQGPDDGRRAIEAAFRGHGSLKHVWVVDSDVDIYDPMQVEWAVATRFQSDRDLIVLADQPGSSLDPSGRHEPGQKSLTAKMGLDCTIPWGADKSKYQRGAYGRVKLSDYVK, from the coding sequence ATGAGCTTCCGCGAATTTTTAGACCAGGCCCGGCAGAGCGGCGACCTGGTAACCATAGATAAACCGGTCAGCATTACCTTTGAACTGGCGAATGTGGCCCACGCTTTGGAGGGACGGCCGTCTTTGTTCAACCACATCGAAGGGCATCCCGGCTGGCGCGTCTGCGCCGGACCCTGCTCCGACCGCCAATACTTTGCCATGAGCCTGGGCGTGCCTATCGGCCAACTGATGCACCACCTGGCCCACGCCCTGGAAAACCCCATTTTGCCGCCCCTGGTCGAATCGGCTCCCTGCCAGGAAATTGTCGTGGAAGCCGTCAACCTCAACGACCTGCCGATTTTGCTGCACCTGCCGCAAGACGCCGGGTACTACATCGCCAGCGCCGTCGTCATCACCAAAGACCCGGAGTTGGGGCGCAACATGTGTTACCATCGGCTGCTGCGGCTCGATGAGGACCATTTTGCGGCGCGCATTGTGGAGCGGCGCGGCACGCACACCGCCATGAGCAAGACCGAAGGCGATTTGCCGGTCGCTATCTGCATTGGCGTTTCCCTGGCGACGCACCTGGCGGCCTCTATGTCGCCACCGCCGGGAGTAGACGAGCTGTCGGTGGCCCACGCGCTGGCTCCCACGCCGCTGGTAAAGTGCCTGACCAGTGACCTGGAAGTGCCGGCCGACGCCGAAATTGTGCTGGAAGGGCGCATCACCCGGCGGCGTGTCAGCGAAGGGCCGTTTATGGACCTGACGGAGACGATGGACATCACCCGCCAGCAGCCGGTGATAGAGATTGATCTGATGACCCACCGGCGCAACCCAATCTTCCACGCCTTGCTGCCGGGCGGTCTGGAACACAAATTGTTGATGGGGATGCCACGCGAACCGACTATTTTCAACGAGGTGAACAAGGTCACGCGCTGCACCGGCGCGGCGATCACCCCCGGCGGCGCGTCCTGGCTGCATGCGGTGGTGCAGATCGAAAAACAGGGGCCGGACGACGGCCGTCGCGCCATCGAAGCTGCCTTCCGCGGCCACGGCTCGCTGAAACACGTTTGGGTAGTAGACAGCGACGTGGACATTTACGACCCGATGCAGGTAGAATGGGCTGTCGCCACCCGCTTCCAGTCCGACCGCGACCTGATCGTCCTGGCCGACCAGCCGGGCAGTTCGCTGGACCCGTCCGGGCGGCATGAACCGGGGCAAAAAAGCCTGACGGCCAAGATGGGGTTGGACTGCACCATCCCCTGGGGCGCGGATAAAAGCAAATATCAGCGCGGGGCATACGGCCGTGTCAAACTCAGCGATTATGTGAAGTAA